The Alkalibacter rhizosphaerae genomic sequence TTCTCATTCGACATACAATGCCCTTTTGGAGCGAATCAAAGAACTGGAACAGGAACGAATATTTTGCAAACACGACCTGGTGCATTTTTTGGATGTCTGCCGCATTGGATGGATCCTCTCCCTTGAAGAAGAACAAGCTTTGGAAAAGGAAGTGGTCTATGCTTCCGGTCTTCTCCACGATGTGGGAAGATGGTCCCAGTATGAAACTGGAGAGGACCATGCCCTGGCCAGTGCTAGAGAATGCGTAAAAATATTGAAGGACTGCTCCTTTACGGATGACGAAATCAAAAAGATCCAGGATGCCATAATCCGGCATAGGAAAGAACCCAGATCGAAGGAAGGTTTGCCTTCCATCCTGTATCGAGCCGACAAACTATCCAGAAGGTGTTTTGCATGCGATGCTATAGGAGCCTGCAAGCGATTTCAACATGGGGAAGAACCTTACTTGCAGTACTAGATAAAACCCGAACAGGAGGTTCGATCTTGTATAACGGTCTTTTGCAACAGCAAGATATTGAAAAAATAATGGAAAAGAGATTTGATCTAGGCTGGGATTATTGGACAACACCGGATAAAAGATTGACAAAAGGAGGAGTTTTTTCCGCAATTGGCAGCACATTGATGCTT encodes the following:
- a CDS encoding HD domain-containing protein; translated protein: MKRVNKILSHSTYNALLERIKELEQERIFCKHDLVHFLDVCRIGWILSLEEEQALEKEVVYASGLLHDVGRWSQYETGEDHALASARECVKILKDCSFTDDEIKKIQDAIIRHRKEPRSKEGLPSILYRADKLSRRCFACDAIGACKRFQHGEEPYLQY